One region of Candidatus Hydrogenedentota bacterium genomic DNA includes:
- a CDS encoding sigma-54 dependent transcriptional regulator, giving the protein MQTILAIDDEPSVRASYDLILSGSYRVIQAEDGKTALRLLDTNHVDLIILDLIMPGLPGMEVLEQITARSIRTPVVVVTAHKGVDTAVKAMKRGARDYILKPFDVDELTIIVQRALTERRHEEALNVLREDGVRGFEAIVGDSPALTHTLELARKAMRVDSTVLITGESGTGKDLLARCIHSGGPRAAEAFVPVSCCAIPEHLVESELFGHERGAFTGAFEHRTGKVQVADGGTLFLDEIGEMPLEAQGKLLRVLQDGQFYPVGSSKAIGTDVRFICATNRNLLERIKQGGFREDLYYRINVIPIEMPPLRRRREDIPLLVAHFLQKHAPRVNARATRFTADALAQLASHEWPGNVRELENAIERVLVHHSDKTAIDVTHLEGLAHIQEPGASGGIAEFEGLSIDEATARLERHLILRALERSNYVQSRAAEILGTTRRVLKYKMDNLGIEPPPE; this is encoded by the coding sequence ATGCAGACCATCCTGGCGATTGACGATGAACCGAGTGTCCGCGCGTCGTACGACCTGATTCTGTCAGGTTCCTACCGTGTGATTCAGGCGGAAGATGGGAAGACCGCGCTCCGCCTGCTGGATACCAACCATGTTGACCTGATAATCCTGGACCTTATCATGCCGGGCTTGCCAGGGATGGAGGTGCTCGAGCAGATCACGGCTCGCAGTATACGGACGCCCGTTGTTGTCGTGACGGCCCACAAAGGCGTGGATACCGCGGTGAAAGCCATGAAACGGGGCGCGCGCGATTACATCCTCAAACCGTTCGATGTGGACGAGCTTACAATCATCGTTCAACGTGCGCTCACGGAACGCCGCCACGAAGAAGCGTTGAATGTCTTGAGGGAAGACGGCGTGCGCGGGTTCGAGGCGATCGTGGGAGATAGCCCGGCTCTCACGCATACCCTGGAACTGGCCCGGAAAGCCATGCGCGTGGATTCCACGGTGCTTATTACCGGGGAAAGCGGGACAGGAAAAGACCTCCTGGCGCGGTGTATCCATTCCGGCGGGCCGCGCGCCGCGGAGGCGTTTGTGCCGGTCTCGTGCTGCGCCATTCCCGAGCATTTGGTGGAAAGCGAATTGTTCGGCCACGAAAGGGGCGCGTTCACGGGCGCTTTCGAGCATCGCACGGGCAAGGTTCAGGTGGCCGACGGCGGAACCCTGTTCCTCGATGAAATCGGAGAGATGCCGCTCGAGGCCCAGGGCAAGCTGTTGCGGGTGCTTCAGGACGGACAGTTCTATCCGGTAGGAAGCAGCAAGGCTATCGGAACGGATGTGCGCTTCATCTGCGCCACAAACCGGAACCTCCTGGAGCGTATCAAGCAGGGCGGGTTCCGCGAGGACCTGTATTACCGGATTAACGTCATTCCTATCGAAATGCCCCCGTTGCGGAGGCGCCGCGAGGATATCCCGCTGCTGGTTGCCCATTTTCTGCAGAAACACGCGCCGCGCGTCAATGCCCGGGCAACCCGGTTCACGGCGGATGCGCTGGCTCAGCTGGCTTCGCATGAATGGCCGGGAAACGTGCGCGAGCTGGAAAACGCCATCGAGCGCGTACTCGTCCACCATTCAGACAAGACCGCGATAGACGTGACTCATCTGGAAGGTCTGGCGCACATCCAGGAGCCGGGCGCCTCGGGCGGCATAGCGGAATTCGAGGGGCTCTCGATCGACGAGGCAACAGCTCGCCTGGAACGCCATCTGATCCTGCGCGCCCTGGAGCGCTCGAATTACGTGCAGTCGCGTGCGGCGGAGATTCTGGGAACGACCCGGCGAGTCCTGAAGTACAAAATGGATAATCTCGGGATCGAGCCGCCACCGGAATGA
- a CDS encoding ATP-binding protein has product MKVVLAIAEDQGLRASLRAAMPETDLVLFETSVETALRRLISIRADAVIVDEFPTLSDEAFARLREATPGVPLIVLSNRNDEETRAHFLLAGARECLPKPFSCMGLREAVQKCLGENGVHAAQNPQARTPAMMEPSQAAAIGQHQTALRWLSRLSGHMKDPHQLAQSLSDALADVFHAARCGVLLETEKEGVRVVACAGIPEGLSESIRLDFSEGLMRWLEQHACLFDRLVNAADENSAKELEVLGGRLAVPLLVSGRVRGALILGEKSSGLDYALEERELLTALARSASISFENARLYQDVCGQQRRLDAVLGNLSTGVLVVSPDRRISLMNQASERILQVRGADVLGRSAQKLGSGFADVILRTMQEGKPQLRQEVHDPAIDATLGLSATPLGDGGVVVVFSRLPEERARREDIAYSPFWEYLASRVAQEIKNPMVAINTFAQLLPKKYDTEDFREAFSETVQQEIARINNVAETLFEFARHPRLTMKRANINDTVKGVLRSFEEELRARSIDVEARYDPNLPDVELDPVYFSQALHNVVQNSIDAMPGGGKLKVATQSSRDGCEVTVKDSGPGIPEQDALLIFMPFFSTREQGMGLGLTTASRIMKQHHGELRLLSSEEGGSTFALSVPPVQAKDADHPGD; this is encoded by the coding sequence ATGAAGGTGGTGCTGGCGATAGCGGAAGATCAGGGATTGCGGGCCTCCCTGAGAGCTGCCATGCCCGAAACTGATCTGGTCTTGTTCGAGACTTCGGTAGAAACGGCGTTGCGAAGGCTCATTTCGATCCGGGCCGATGCGGTGATTGTAGATGAGTTCCCTACGTTGAGCGACGAGGCGTTCGCGCGCTTGCGGGAAGCCACTCCGGGCGTCCCGCTCATCGTCCTTTCAAACCGTAATGACGAAGAAACACGCGCCCATTTCCTGCTTGCAGGGGCACGCGAGTGCCTGCCCAAACCGTTTTCGTGCATGGGGCTGCGTGAAGCCGTCCAAAAGTGTCTGGGCGAAAATGGGGTTCATGCGGCGCAGAACCCGCAAGCGCGGACTCCCGCCATGATGGAGCCGTCTCAGGCGGCTGCCATTGGCCAACATCAAACGGCATTGCGGTGGTTGAGCCGCCTATCGGGCCATATGAAGGATCCGCACCAGCTGGCCCAGAGCCTGTCGGACGCCTTGGCCGACGTGTTTCATGCCGCGCGGTGCGGCGTATTGCTCGAAACGGAAAAGGAAGGCGTGCGCGTCGTTGCCTGCGCGGGAATTCCGGAAGGGCTGTCGGAGTCCATCCGGCTCGATTTCTCGGAAGGCCTGATGCGCTGGCTGGAACAGCATGCCTGTCTATTCGACCGGCTCGTGAATGCCGCCGACGAGAATTCAGCGAAAGAGCTCGAGGTCCTTGGGGGGCGTCTGGCAGTTCCGCTCCTGGTAAGCGGACGCGTGCGCGGAGCGCTCATTCTGGGCGAGAAATCGTCCGGCCTCGATTACGCCTTGGAAGAGCGGGAGCTCTTGACAGCGCTTGCACGAAGCGCCTCGATATCTTTCGAGAACGCCAGACTGTACCAGGACGTTTGCGGCCAGCAGCGCCGCCTTGACGCGGTACTGGGCAATCTGAGCACGGGCGTGCTGGTGGTGTCTCCGGACCGCCGCATTTCTCTTATGAACCAGGCTTCCGAACGGATCCTTCAGGTGCGCGGCGCCGATGTGTTGGGACGCAGCGCACAGAAACTTGGTTCGGGATTTGCCGACGTGATCTTGCGCACCATGCAGGAAGGCAAGCCGCAACTGCGGCAGGAAGTCCACGACCCCGCTATCGACGCCACGTTGGGACTGAGCGCGACTCCGCTCGGGGACGGCGGCGTGGTCGTGGTATTCTCGCGTCTGCCCGAGGAACGTGCCCGCCGGGAAGACATCGCATACAGCCCGTTCTGGGAATACCTCGCTTCGCGCGTGGCTCAGGAAATCAAGAATCCCATGGTAGCCATCAACACGTTTGCGCAGCTTCTTCCCAAGAAATACGACACCGAGGATTTCCGGGAAGCGTTCAGCGAGACGGTGCAGCAGGAAATCGCGCGGATCAACAACGTTGCCGAGACCCTGTTCGAGTTTGCCCGTCATCCGCGCCTTACCATGAAGCGGGCTAACATCAACGATACTGTAAAGGGCGTATTGCGGTCGTTTGAAGAGGAGTTGCGCGCCAGATCGATCGACGTCGAGGCGAGGTATGACCCCAATCTGCCCGATGTGGAACTCGACCCGGTGTATTTTTCTCAGGCGTTGCACAACGTGGTCCAGAACAGCATCGACGCCATGCCCGGCGGGGGGAAATTGAAAGTGGCGACCCAAAGCAGCCGAGACGGCTGCGAAGTCACCGTCAAGGATTCTGGCCCCGGCATTCCGGAGCAAGACGCGCTCCTCATCTTCATGCCGTTCTTCAGCACGCGCGAGCAGGGCATGGGGCTGGGGCTGACCACGGCAAGCCGCATCATGAAACAGCACCACGGCGAATTGAGGCTTCTGTCCAGCGAGGAGGGCGGCAGCACGTTTGCGTTGAGCGTTCCTCCGGTCCAAGCAAAAGATGCAGACCATCCTGGCGATTGA